A segment of the Gammaproteobacteria bacterium genome:
TTCTGCGCCCTGCTCGGCCCCAACGGCGCCGGCAAGACCACCACCATCGGCATCATCACCTCGCTGGTGAACAAGACCGCCGGCACCGTCAAGGTGTTCGATTACGACATTGACACCCACATGGATCACGCTAAGTCCTGCATCGGCCTGGTGCCGCAGGAAATCAATTTCAACCAGTTCGAGAAGCCCTTTGACATCGTGGTGAACCAGGCGGGCTTTTACGGCATCCCCCGCACGCTCGCCAAGCTGCGCGCGGAAAAATACCTGAACCAGCTTTCCCTGTGGGACAAGCACGACGACATCTCCCGCAATCTTTCCGGTGGCATGAAACGCCGCCTGATGATCGCGCGTGCGCTGGTGCACGAACCCCTGCTCCTGATCCTGGACGAGCCCACGGCGGGCGTGGACATCGAAATCCGCCGCTCAATGTGGGAGTTCCTCAAAAAGATCAACCACGAAGGCATCACCATCATCCTCACCACCCACTATCTGGAAGAGGCCGAAAACCTGTGCCGGCGCGTGGCCATCATCGACCACGGCGAGATCATCGTGCAGGGCCGCACGCGCGAGCTGCTGGAAAAACTGCGCACCGAGACCTTCGTG
Coding sequences within it:
- a CDS encoding ABC transporter ATP-binding protein, whose translation is MKALSIQNLIKTYSNGVQALKGIDFEVEEGEFCALLGPNGAGKTTTIGIITSLVNKTAGTVKVFDYDIDTHMDHAKSCIGLVPQEINFNQFEKPFDIVVNQAGFYGIPRTLAKLRAEKYLNQLSLWDKHDDISRNLSGGMKRRLMIARALVHEPLLLILDEPTAGVDIEIRRSMWEFLKKINHEGITIILTTHYLEEAENLCRRVAIIDHGEIIVQGRTRELLEKLRTETFVLNLRTPLAKLPPLDGYAVTQVDDTTLEVEVSKSQNINGLFELLSKDDVQVLSMRNKVNRLEELFVRLVEGKG